A single Fusarium oxysporum Fo47 chromosome IV, complete sequence DNA region contains:
- a CDS encoding uncharacterized protein (expressed protein) yields the protein MSSPTNSAASSPIKSRRTSSTASNESTLSHHELEYMSLRDENLSYEDDVDFHIFIDAMDRVDSLVTERVPRRGRKESIGRLFNGLNNKLRRDSTSTPAAVLE from the coding sequence ATGTCCAGTCCAACCAACAGTGCAGCCAGCAGCCCTATCAAATCGAGAAGAACCTCATCAACCGCATCAAATGAGAGTACTCTAAGCCATCACGAGTTGGAGTACATGTCTCTACGCGATGAGAACCTCAGCTacgaagatgatgttgacttcCACATCTTCATTGATGCCATGGACCGCGTCGACTCGCTTGTCACAGAAAGAGTTCCCCGAAGAGGACGAAAGGAGTCAATAGGCCGTCTGTTCAACGGACTCAACAACAAGCTACGCCGAGACAGCACATCAACACCGGCAGCAGTACTAGAATGA